The genomic window CCGAGGCCGCGATTGAAGCCGCCGCCGGCGAAACGATTGTTGACCCCGTTCGTGCGGTTGAAGTTCGCTGTATGGTTCATGCCCCCCATGCCGCCGCTATGGCGCGCCAGGAACGAGTTGCCACCCATCCCATTCATGCCACGTCCGGCCGAGCCCGCTGCAAAGTGGCTGCCTGCGCCCGCGCCAGCCCCCGAGTGCCGCGCCAGAAACGAACTCTGCGATCGTCCGGCACTGCCGGCTGCTCCACGTGAGCCGCCAGCCATGGCGCCGCGCGACATGCCGGCGCTACTTCGTGCGCCGCCTGCCGCGCCCCGATTTCCTCCGGCGTACATTCCACCACGGCTCATGCCAGCGCCGCCGCGGTAGGCTGCTCCTCCGCCGCCTCGATAGCCGCCGCTCATGTGCGCGCCGCCACCGCGATAGCCGCCCCCTCCATGAAATCCTCCGCCGCCGTGATGCCCACCGCCGCCATGACCGCCGCCGTGTCCACCACCGCCGTGCCCGCCACCACCACCGTGGCCACCGCCACCGCCGCCGTGCGCAAAGACGGGGCTGGGAATGCTAAACATGGCGATCGCCAGTGCGATCGCGACAGACCGGAGTGCTCTGAGAGGGGACATGCTCCACGACCTTTCTGGCGGGGACTGTGACCACGATCATCGCAGCCACTATTATCCTTTCTACGCGGCCGAGCCTATGCTACGCATCCCCACAGGAATTACATTCCTGCAAGCCGACGTTGCAGACCGTTGGAAAACCCGCGGTTTTTGGCCCTGCTGTCTGTGCTGACGGTCAATAATGCGGCCAGGGGACCTTGCGCCGGGGGAGTTTCGCGGCGTCACCCGTGCGGGCCAATAGGCTGGCAAAAAAGGTCAGACGGCGGCCAACGTCATTTCGGCGCTGACTGTGAGGCGGGCATGCGAACAACGATGTTGCGCACCGCAGTCTGCACGATACGCCTTGGCGACCCGGACTAATAACGGGCCAAGATTACTGCCAGTCCCAGCGGTCGTAGTCTTCTTGAAAGACGGCCAGCGCCGCGCGTTGCATGGCCTTCAGCACCAACAGATCGGTCCCCCACGGATCCCCCGTCTGGGCGTGGATCTGGTAGATCGCTTCGCAGAACCCCAACGTGTCGCGGGCCCGCTCCATGCGTTCATCACGGTTGGCCGGCGGATAGAAGTTGAAACGTTTCGCCATGACGTTGCGCTCTGCTCGATCGTGGTTAGATGCCGCCGCGACAGTCGGCACGAACGGGGTCGGCTGGCGGCGGTCGCGGATAACCGCGCGGGGCATTCGCCCTGAACTCTTGCCGTAGCGTAAGGATATACGTGAGCCACCGAACACTGGATTTCGCTGTTTTCGCTGAGAGGTCTTTTTCTCGCCGCCAAAGCGGGCCGGTGCGATGAAATACCCCTGCCAAGCTGGCCGGGTCCCGATGCGGCCGGAGTGCCAGGGGTGTAGCACTCAGACGATCAGGCAGGAGACCCTGCCGCCGCAGATGAGCAGTCGGCGCAACCGGCACCTCTCAGAGTGGCGCTCGTCGCAAAGCACGTTGTCGAGGAACGCGGCAACCGGGCCGCATCACTCCAGCTCGTGGATGTCCGAAAGGACGCCGCGAGGAATGCAGACCGTGAGCACGGTCAATCTGCCGACGGCCTTGTGCTTGACGCCGCGCGGGACGTACACGACGACCCCTTTGTGCAACTCGATTACTTCGTCGTCGAGGATCATCGTCCCTTCGCCGTCGATGATGTAATAAAACTCATCGGTGCGGGCGTGATAGTGCAGCTTGGCGTCGTGAATCTCGACGTGATGCACTTCGGCGGCGGCCCCATCGCTCTCTTCCACGAGGCAGTGGATCTGACCGCATGTCTCGGCCCACGGCTTTACCTCGGCCGGATCGCGTCGCAAGAAAGAGGTGTGCGTGCTCATCAAGGCCTCGCGCGGCAAAAAGGAAGTTAAAGAGCTGTCTACCAGCCGGCAAACGTGCCGCCAAGATCGTTATATAGCCCTGGGCAGCGCCGAGCAATTTAAATGACCATAACCGAGGGGTGCGTGCTTCCGACGTGGCGCAGCTACTGCCGCACCGGTCGGACGTGCTTTATTTCTCGATCGACCGGGGGTTCTTCAAGTAATAGAAATGGCCGTCTTCCGCGCCCCCCAGGAAATCCGGTACATCATCGCCGTCGAAATCGACGACTGTGGGGCTGACGTCGTGCCCTTCGATATTTTCTGCCACGAGAGATCCACTATTGCGAAAGCGGAATCTTCCCAGCGGCGATTCCAGTTGTAGCAGCACGTCGGCGCTGGTCGAGTTAATCAGGAAATCGAAGCGGCCATCGCCGTTCCAATCGGTCACGCACAGTTTGCGCCGGCCACTGCCGCCTGCGCGACGATCGTTGAGTCGCAACGGACGATCTTGTTCGTCGACGAAGACACGTTCCGGTGGCAGGAGGATTGGCTTGCCATCGCGCCGCGCGCGACGAAACAGCGCCAAATACCCTTCGCTGTCGAGCATGGCCAAATCGGTTAGACCGTCACCGTCGAAATCGAAGACTACCGGCGTGGTGCGCCATTGCGTTACCAACTCGTCGCTGCGCGGTGTCCACCAGGTCCAAGCCGGTTTGGGCGGCAGGCCGGGCCACGCGACGGCCACACTTTGAGCGGCTTTCAAATTCGGTGTACCAATCGCTCCCTCGTTGCGCAGCCATTCGACCCGGCCCCAGATCGAATTGAGGACGATATCCGGCCGATCGTCCATGTCCCAATCGGCAACCGAAAGCGTTGTGTAACCCCATTTCGCTTCCGCCGGTCCTTGAATGCTGCCGTTGGGACCCGCCATGACGCGGTAGGGCTTGCCTTCTACCTTGAGCCGTCGCGGCGCGCTCCAACGCGGGGCAGCCGCGCGCGGGCCGCTGAGATTCGCGAACCATTCCAGGTAGCCGGCCGTGTTACCGGAAACGATATCTGTGTCGCCGTCTCCATCCCAGTCGAACCCTACCGGCGTGGCCAGCGCGCCACATTTCAACTCGTCGGCGACCTGCTGGAAATAGCGCGGCGGCAGAAAAATCGGCGTGCCGTCGGCGGTGCGGCCACCGGAATTCTCGACCAATGCCACGCGGCCGTCTTCGTCTCCTACGACTAAGTCGATATCACCATCTCGGTCCCAATCAAAAGCCACCGGCACGATCATTTGCAAATCCATCGTCAGGGCCGTTCCGTCGCGCGTTACCAAGCGTCGGCCCGCGGCATAGCGCGGCGCGCTGCGAGTGCCGACGTTCTCGAAATAAGTGAAGCCGTCCAGAAACTCTCCGCACAACAGATCGAGGTCGCCGTCCCCGTCGAAGTCTTCGAAGTTCGGCGTCGGACAGCCGAAAGCGTCGACCGGTTTGCCATCGGACAACACCATTGCCGGCGCAGCATAGTTCGGCGCGGCCGTTGTGCCCGTGTTACGCAGCCGGTAGACGAAACCGTGCAGCGGGCCGTTTTGCCATTTTCCTTTGGCGTCCCACGCGTCGTCCCAGCCGTAGTCGCTCCAGTCTTCTATGCCCACGACCAGGTCTACCGCGCCGTCGCCATCGTAGTCCGTATATCGCCACTGGTTGTGGCGGATCTTGCTGCCGCGAGCTTGCGGCGCCGTGCCGCGCGGGGTGTGAATCGGCAGAGGCACATTCAGCGCCACCGGCTTTTCCAGTCCGGTTCGCAAAAAGTCCGGATACTCGTTCCCCGGTGTCAGCACGCGCAGCCGGCCGTCAACAAAGCTGGGCATCACGTAATGCACCGCCTTGCTCAATCGCCGCGCCGGTTGAAACACGGGGAACTTCTCGCGCACCGTGTCGCCCGTCGTGTTCTCGAACAACCAGATGCCGTTGGATGGCTTGTCTGGGCAAGAAACGATCAAATCGAAATCGCCATCACCATCTGCATCGCATGGCACCGGCCAGGCCCACAGCCCTACGCCTAAATCGACAACTAAACCTGGGTTGTTGTATTTGAGGCGCGTCAGGTTTCCGGCCGCGGCACCGGGCACAGTGGCTTCATCGGCCAATAACCGTGCAACGAAGACGGTCAGAGCGCAGGCGACGCCCAGTGCGAAGAGCAATTGCAATCGACGCGCGCGACGGAAAGCATTGGCGTGAATTTTCAATCCAATCGTCTCCACCGCTGGATATCTTGCGCAATCGCATCGCACTAGGGATGATCGCCGTTGACCTCGGCTTCGATCAATTTTACATCGAGTCCGTCGATCTCTTGCAGCGAGCGGCCGGCGATGCCTTGCAGATCGCCATACATTCCGGCGGTGGCGTCCAGAACAGCGCGGATTTGGTTTGCTCGTTTTGCCCAGAGACGCGTCATCATCGTGCGCTCTTTCTCTAGATCCGCATTCATGTCGGTGAACTTTTCTGCGATTGCCTCGATGCGATGGCGGAACCGCGGACCTGTCAGATACTGATAGACGAGCTCCATCTTGGATTGTTGTCCTTCGCCCGCCTGCCGGGCCGCGGCCAATTCGATCAGCGAATAGCGCAGCGCGATCGCCACCGGCACGGCGAAGCGGTGCGCGGCGACCCACACACCGTCGACGATGTTGAACGTCTCGATTTCTTTGGGGAGCGCTTGGGTGACGATCAGCGCGATCTCGGCCTTCGCAGCGCGTTGGTCTTCTCGCAATTTGGCCAGCCAGCCGTCGCTCCAGTTCTTCGTCCGTTTCGATTCCCACAGGATGGTGCCGCACGGCTGCCCTGCAGGACTGACCACGCGGTGAATGACGTCGCCACCGTGCTCTCCCTTGGCGACCGGCTCGATCGAATCCAGAGGGAACGTGGAACGCAACAGGGTTTCGAGCTCGAGTTCCTGGACCTCGCCCTGCAATTGTTGCGATCCCTGTTCGGCGCGTCGCTTGAGCTCCTCGACCTGCCGTTGCATGGCGGCGATCAATTCGTCTTTTTCCGCGACTTTGAGCTTGAGACCTTCTTCAGCCTCGAGCCGGGCCTTGTCGCGCACGGCAAGGAGCGATTCTTGCACTTTTTTCTCGATGGTCAGATCCATCTCGCGGCGGGCATCGTCCAGTTCGCGTTGTTTGCGCAATAACTCGGCCTGGTCCTTCTGCGCCGCGGCGAGCTTGACGTCGCGATCGGCCAGCACCTCTTGCAGGGCGGTCAACTCGGTAGCTTGCTTTTCTAGATCGGCCGACAGCAGGCGGCGGGCCTTCTTCGATTCTTCATCGACGATTCTGTGGCGCTCGGCCGTGAGCTTGGTTTCCACCTGTTCGTCAATGGTGGCGCGGGCCTTTTCGATGCCGGCTTGTTGCTCGCGCAGTGCGGCCTCGCGAACGGCCACCTCGGCGTCTTTGGCCGTCAACTGGCGCTCGTAACGTTGCCGCGTCGACTCGATCAGCGGCGCCGCCAGCGATTCGGTGAGCTTGATCTCGGTCTTGCAATTGGGACACGTGATCGTTGGTTCGGTCATGGAACAGTTTTCCGCACGATGTCATTTGGGGGCAACCCTTCGGATATCACTACCGGCCAGGGATGTCAATAAGTCGGGCGCAACGCCGAATTGCTTTTCGGGGTCTTGATCGCGGCGATGCGGACCAGCCGTACCTGTGGGTCGACAGCGGTCAATCCATCCTCGACAATTACGGCAGAAATGCGGCGCCGCGAGGCGGGGCGATGCCTGGGGGTATCTTAGGATTCACGCCGCGATCGCTTGCCAAGAGTGCCCATCGGGTTCCTGTTTTAGGGTGCAGTAACGGAACTTCGCGATGCAACAACTGCTGACGGCCATCGGCGGACCGATCTTCGGCAAGGAGTTGATCGAGACGGCGCGCCGCAAGCGATACTTCGTCAATCGCATGTTGTACGCGTCGGCACTGTTGATCGTGGTGTCCCTGGTCTGGGTGAACGCCAGCTACCTGTGGCACGGTGGCACCACGATTCGCGAGATGGCGCAGTTCGCCCACGAGGTCTTCCTGGCCGTGAGCATTGTCGAATACGGGGCCATCTGGTTTTTTGTCCCCGTTTTTGTGTGCGGGCTGATCGCCGCCGAGCGCGAGGCGCAAACGCTCGACCTGTTGTTGACGTCGCAATTGAGCGACCGCGAGATCGTAATTGGCAAACTCTGCAGCCGGCTGGCGATCGTCGTGCAGATTTTGCTGTCGACATTGCCCGTGGTGTGCCTGGTGGGAATGTTCGGCGGCATCGAAGCCAGCAGCATAGGGCAAACGCTCATGTCCATGCTGCTCGCCATGCTTTATGCCGGCGCGTTTTCGATCTATTTTTCCTCGACCAGTCGCAGCCCTGTGGGGGCGCTCGTGCGGACGTACTGGTGGCTGGCCGTTTTGTTGATCGGATTGCCTATCTGTACGGGAGGGTTGCTAGACCTGCTGGGGGTTTTACGAAACAGTCGTTTTTTGGTCCTCGTTGTCGGCCAGGTATTTTTCAATCCGCTGGCAACCTTGACCGTAACGCTAAATCCTTTATTCGCCCGGCAATTGCGCGGTTATCTCGGAGAGTGGTACTACGCGCCGATGTACATCATTCCTACGCTGCTGAGTGTAGCATTAGTTTGGCGGGCGATCGCGCGACTGCGCGTTGACCCTTGCAAACTTCTCCTATCGCGGCTGGGAAGCTGGCTTTTGCACCGGTATGCCCCGGGCGTAGTGCGCCGGCGGGCACGTCGCGTTACATCGCGTGCCACCCGCGCCGAGCGGTGGCTAGGTCTGACTACGATTGCCAATCCTGTTTGGCTCCGCGCGCGGCTGGCACGCGTCTACGATCGTGAGGGCTACATCGGCCGCATTCAATGGATGGGTTGGGCGGTGGCGGTCGCCTTTGTCGTTCTGTTGGCACTGTTAAACCCGCGCGAATTGCATCGCGACGACCCGGCCTTTGGAATGTTGATTCCCACCTGGTTCGCGCTCGGATTACTGACGACGATCTTTGCCGCCAGTTCGCTTGTGAATGATCGCCGTCGCGGCTTCTTCGACCTGGTGCTGGTCACCACGCTGGAGCCACGCGAGATCGTCGATGGCACGTGGCTGGCCGTTTGGCAACATGTACGCAGTACCTGGTGGCTGGCGGTGATATTTACCGGTTTGTTCACGGTCACCGGCAGTATCGTGCCGCGCATGGCGCTGGTATCGCTAGTCACAGGGACTCTGTTTTGTGCCACGATCATTAGTTGCGGTGTGATGACTTCGCTTGCCGCCACGCGGCTGCCGCAGTCGCTCGTACCGACATTCTTGCTCACGATGGTGACGACAGTTGGAACGGGTTTGATGGTCGGGTTCTGCCGTCAATGGTCAGGACCGATAGCATGGACTCTCGCGGCGGCCCTCCTCCTGGGGACGATTGCCTGGCGGCGGCGTAACCTGTCTCCTGGGGCGATCGGCGCAACTTTCATCGCCGTGCATCTGGCGCTGGTGTTCGTGGCTACCGCACCGGCCTTTGATGGGCGCAATGAGGCGCTACCACTGGGCTTGTGCAATCCAGCGCCGATGGTGATCGGCGTGCTGGGCGAAAAGCATGACCTTGGCAACCTGTTTTGTTGGCGTCGTAATGGGGCACCGCCCCTGGATACCACCTGGTACGTGCTCGCCTATTGGCTGGCCATGGTGGATACTATTTTGTGGTCGCGGTATTGGACGCTGGCAAATTTCGACCGCCTGACCGGCCGGGTCGGGCTGCACAATACGGCTGGCCGCATGACGCCGCCACGTCACGAGCGCCGGCGGCCGGCAGAGGCCATGCAAACGGTCGCCTAAGCGATCGCACTGATCAAGCATGCCCTGCGCCGAGCGAGCGACGTTTGCTTGCCGCGTGCCAGGGCGGCCTTATCGTTTGGCGGAAGGCGTGCCAGTTGCTCGGCTATTTACTGGCCCCCTCGTCTTGCGGGCTATCGCGCCGAGCATACGCCTGAACGATCGCCTGTTTCCCGCTCGCAGGCCACGAACACGCGGTGGAAAACGACGCCTCTCCGCTGGTGTCAAATTATTCCCTCGCCCAGCTTGATTGAGACAACAGGCTCCCCTAAAATAGGTCGATACTTGAGAATGAGTCTCATTAAATGTAAGTGCGCATGCACTAGCCCTAAACGTCAGCTAGGCGGTAGCCAACTGTGGATGATTGCATTCCCTTGCAGTGTCTCGAGGTAGGACGCGGCGGCGCCGTAACGGCGATCGTCGGCCATCAAGATACCGTGCATCGACTCGACGAAATCGGATTGCGCCAAGGGAGCGAAGTCGAGATGGTGCAATCCGGAAGTCCGTGCATCGTGCGCGTTAACGGCCAGCGATTGTGCTTGCGCGCCGACGAGTTGCTGCGCGTCCTGGTGCGACCCGGAGTGCTGGCGTGAATCGCCTGGCAGAGCTCAAGATTGGCTACCGTGGGCGCGTGGTCCGCATCATCGGGGACGATGAGATCGCCTTGCGACTCTTGGAGATGGGGGTGACGCCAGGGGTAGACATCGAACTGCTCGGCACGGCGCCGTTGGGGGATCCGCTCGAGTTCGAGGTGCGAGGCTATCATTTGAGTATCCGCAAGAGCGAAGCCCACCGCGTCGAGATCGAGTCTCTTTAAGCCATGTCCGTGCGAGTCCTCGTGGCCGGCCGATGCCGCCGCCCGAAGGCCGCGATCGACCAAGAACGGCGATTGTCGCACCGACGGCATTTGAGAATACGTTACGCCCCACTTCCCTCATGACTTCCACTGCCCCAACGTCGGTCTGTGTCGCACTGGTCGGAAATCCCAACACCGGCAAGTCGACCCTCTTCAATGCGCTGGCCGGCGTGCGGCAGCGCGTGGGCAACTACCCGGGCGTGACCGTCGAGAAGAAGATCGGCCACCTAACGCACGGCGGCCGTACGTTCACGCTGATCGATCTACCCGGCACGTACAGTTTGGCGCCGCGATCGCCCGATGAAATGGTGGCAGTCGACGTGCTGCTGGGACGCCGCGACGACGCCCCCACGCCCGAAGTCGTGCTGTGCATTGTCGACGCCAGCAATCTGCAGCGGAATTTGTACGTGGTCAGCCAGGTGCTGGATCTGGGTTTGCCCACGGTACTGGCGCTGAACATGGTCGACGTGGCGCGGCAGCGCGGTATGTCGGTCGACGTCGGCCGGCTGTCGCGGAACCTGGGCATTCCGGTCGTCGAATTGCAGGCCAATCGGCGGCGCGGCGTGAACCAATTAAAAGACGCGCTGGTTGCTGCGGCCGGGCAGGGGAGCGAGCAGCGCTTGAGTCCATTCCCTGAGCCTTTTCGCCAGGAAGTGGCAGCTTTGTGCGAGCGCCTGGATAAACATGCAGTTCCCGGTACCAATGCCGCAGCCGGTGATGGCAAGGCGTCCATGCCGCGTTATCTGGTCGAACGCTTGCTCTTGGACACAACGGGTTACTTGGAAGACGAGATGTTGCGTCACGATGGTCCGGGCTTGCGCGATGCGATTCGCGACGCCCGGACCCGCCTGGCGACCGCCGGTTGCCAGGTGCCCGCCATCGAGGCCGTGGCCCGTTACGGATGGGTAAATGAAACGTTGCAAGACGTCGTCACGCGACCTGCATCGCGCGCCGTGACCTTCGGTGATCGGCTGGACCGAGTACTGACGCATCGCGTTTGGGGTTCGCTCATTTTCTTGTTGATGATGGTGGTGGTATTTCAGTCGGTGTTTTCCTGGGCCGCGCCTGCGCAGGACTTTATCGATGCGGGCGTCGCGCGGGTCGCAACTGTGATCGAGGGGCATCTCGAGGAAGGGGCGCTGCGCAGCTTGTTGGTTGATGGCGTCATCGGCGGTGTCGGCGGCGTGCTTGCCTTCTTACCGCAGATCTTCATCCTGTTTTTCTTCATCGCGCTGTTGGAAGATTGCGGTTACATGGCCCGGGCCGCGTACCTGATGGACAAGCTGATGGTCCGCGTGGGTCTGAGCGGCAAGTCGTTCATTCCGCTATTGTCTTCGTTCGCTTGCGCCATTCCCGGCGTGATGGCCACACGCACGATCGAGAATCGTCGCGATCGCTTGACCACGATCCTGATCGCGCCGCTGATGAGCTGCAGCGCGCGGTTGCCCGTCTATGCACTATTGATCGCCGCGTTTATCCCCGAGCGGAGTTTTTTGGGCGGCCTGCTGAGCTTGCAGGGATTGACCCTGACCGCGATGTATCTGATTGGTATCGTGGCCGCCACGATTGTGGCGCTGGTGTTGAAGAAGACATTGCTGCGCGGGCCGACGCCGCCGTTTGTGATGGAGTTGCCCAGCTACAAGCTGCCAGACCCAACGGTGGTCGCGCATCGAGTGCTGGAACGAGGCTGGTCGTTCGTGCGACGGGCCGGAACTTTGATCGTGGCGGTGGCCGTCGTGGTTTGGGCCAGCTTGTACTATCCGCACGATCCGTCGGTCGAAGCTCCCTTTGTCGACAGTCGGGCGCAGCTCACTGCGCAGCTAGATAACCTGCCGTATGACGATCCGCGGCGCGATTCGGTCGAGGAGCAATTAGCTCAGGTCGATCACAAGATCGCCGGCGCCTATCAAGAGCAAAGCATCCTGGGCCGGATCGGCCACGCTATCGAGCCGGCCGTGCGGCCGCTGGGGTGGGATTGGCGAATCGGCTGTGCCGCGATCGCTTCGTTCCCGGCCCGCGAAGTAGTCGTCGCGACGTTGGGGATCATCTATAATTTAGGAGACATCGACGTGGCCGATCCCGACGCATCGGGCCTGAACAATGCCTTGCAAGAGGCCACGTGGGAGGGAACGGACCGCAAAGTGTTCAACGTGCCGGTCGCCTTGTCGCTGATGGTCTTTTTCGCGCTGTGCGCACAGTGCGCCGCGACACTGGTCATCATCAAGCGTGAAACCGACAGTTGGCGCTGGCCGGCGTTCACGTTCGGATATATGACGGCGCTCGCCTATGTAGGTGCTCTGGTGACTTACCAGGTGGGAATGCTTCTTTCTTGACGGTCTTTTTCTAGAAAGCGGCGCGACGAGCAAAGCGATGACCGTAACGTTCGACAATCTGATCGTGCTTGTCCTGGTGGCCGTGGCCGTCGGCTACCTGGGATCGCGTCTCTGGAGCACCCTCCGCGGCAAGCGGCCAGGATCAGGGTGCGGAGCCTGCGCTAACTGCCCGAGCCAGGGGGCCGACCCTGGCCCCGCCGTGATCAGTGTCGAGTCGCTGAGGCAGT from Pirellulales bacterium includes these protein-coding regions:
- a CDS encoding cupin domain-containing protein; this encodes MSTHTSFLRRDPAEVKPWAETCGQIHCLVEESDGAAAEVHHVEIHDAKLHYHARTDEFYYIIDGEGTMILDDEVIELHKGVVVYVPRGVKHKAVGRLTVLTVCIPRGVLSDIHELE
- a CDS encoding VCBS repeat-containing protein, which gives rise to MKIHANAFRRARRLQLLFALGVACALTVFVARLLADEATVPGAAAGNLTRLKYNNPGLVVDLGVGLWAWPVPCDADGDGDFDLIVSCPDKPSNGIWLFENTTGDTVREKFPVFQPARRLSKAVHYVMPSFVDGRLRVLTPGNEYPDFLRTGLEKPVALNVPLPIHTPRGTAPQARGSKIRHNQWRYTDYDGDGAVDLVVGIEDWSDYGWDDAWDAKGKWQNGPLHGFVYRLRNTGTTAAPNYAAPAMVLSDGKPVDAFGCPTPNFEDFDGDGDLDLLCGEFLDGFTYFENVGTRSAPRYAAGRRLVTRDGTALTMDLQMIVPVAFDWDRDGDIDLVVGDEDGRVALVENSGGRTADGTPIFLPPRYFQQVADELKCGALATPVGFDWDGDGDTDIVSGNTAGYLEWFANLSGPRAAAPRWSAPRRLKVEGKPYRVMAGPNGSIQGPAEAKWGYTTLSVADWDMDDRPDIVLNSIWGRVEWLRNEGAIGTPNLKAAQSVAVAWPGLPPKPAWTWWTPRSDELVTQWRTTPVVFDFDGDGLTDLAMLDSEGYLALFRRARRDGKPILLPPERVFVDEQDRPLRLNDRRAGGSGRRKLCVTDWNGDGRFDFLINSTSADVLLQLESPLGRFRFRNSGSLVAENIEGHDVSPTVVDFDGDDVPDFLGGAEDGHFYYLKNPRSIEK
- a CDS encoding DUF2130 domain-containing protein, which codes for MTEPTITCPNCKTEIKLTESLAAPLIESTRQRYERQLTAKDAEVAVREAALREQQAGIEKARATIDEQVETKLTAERHRIVDEESKKARRLLSADLEKQATELTALQEVLADRDVKLAAAQKDQAELLRKQRELDDARREMDLTIEKKVQESLLAVRDKARLEAEEGLKLKVAEKDELIAAMQRQVEELKRRAEQGSQQLQGEVQELELETLLRSTFPLDSIEPVAKGEHGGDVIHRVVSPAGQPCGTILWESKRTKNWSDGWLAKLREDQRAAKAEIALIVTQALPKEIETFNIVDGVWVAAHRFAVPVAIALRYSLIELAAARQAGEGQQSKMELVYQYLTGPRFRHRIEAIAEKFTDMNADLEKERTMMTRLWAKRANQIRAVLDATAGMYGDLQGIAGRSLQEIDGLDVKLIEAEVNGDHP
- a CDS encoding ABC transporter permease, yielding MQQLLTAIGGPIFGKELIETARRKRYFVNRMLYASALLIVVSLVWVNASYLWHGGTTIREMAQFAHEVFLAVSIVEYGAIWFFVPVFVCGLIAAEREAQTLDLLLTSQLSDREIVIGKLCSRLAIVVQILLSTLPVVCLVGMFGGIEASSIGQTLMSMLLAMLYAGAFSIYFSSTSRSPVGALVRTYWWLAVLLIGLPICTGGLLDLLGVLRNSRFLVLVVGQVFFNPLATLTVTLNPLFARQLRGYLGEWYYAPMYIIPTLLSVALVWRAIARLRVDPCKLLLSRLGSWLLHRYAPGVVRRRARRVTSRATRAERWLGLTTIANPVWLRARLARVYDREGYIGRIQWMGWAVAVAFVVLLALLNPRELHRDDPAFGMLIPTWFALGLLTTIFAASSLVNDRRRGFFDLVLVTTLEPREIVDGTWLAVWQHVRSTWWLAVIFTGLFTVTGSIVPRMALVSLVTGTLFCATIISCGVMTSLAATRLPQSLVPTFLLTMVTTVGTGLMVGFCRQWSGPIAWTLAAALLLGTIAWRRRNLSPGAIGATFIAVHLALVFVATAPAFDGRNEALPLGLCNPAPMVIGVLGEKHDLGNLFCWRRNGAPPLDTTWYVLAYWLAMVDTILWSRYWTLANFDRLTGRVGLHNTAGRMTPPRHERRRPAEAMQTVA
- a CDS encoding FeoA domain-containing protein; protein product: MDDCIPLQCLEVGRGGAVTAIVGHQDTVHRLDEIGLRQGSEVEMVQSGSPCIVRVNGQRLCLRADELLRVLVRPGVLA
- a CDS encoding ferrous iron transport protein A — protein: MNRLAELKIGYRGRVVRIIGDDEIALRLLEMGVTPGVDIELLGTAPLGDPLEFEVRGYHLSIRKSEAHRVEIESL
- the feoB gene encoding ferrous iron transport protein B, producing MTSTAPTSVCVALVGNPNTGKSTLFNALAGVRQRVGNYPGVTVEKKIGHLTHGGRTFTLIDLPGTYSLAPRSPDEMVAVDVLLGRRDDAPTPEVVLCIVDASNLQRNLYVVSQVLDLGLPTVLALNMVDVARQRGMSVDVGRLSRNLGIPVVELQANRRRGVNQLKDALVAAAGQGSEQRLSPFPEPFRQEVAALCERLDKHAVPGTNAAAGDGKASMPRYLVERLLLDTTGYLEDEMLRHDGPGLRDAIRDARTRLATAGCQVPAIEAVARYGWVNETLQDVVTRPASRAVTFGDRLDRVLTHRVWGSLIFLLMMVVVFQSVFSWAAPAQDFIDAGVARVATVIEGHLEEGALRSLLVDGVIGGVGGVLAFLPQIFILFFFIALLEDCGYMARAAYLMDKLMVRVGLSGKSFIPLLSSFACAIPGVMATRTIENRRDRLTTILIAPLMSCSARLPVYALLIAAFIPERSFLGGLLSLQGLTLTAMYLIGIVAATIVALVLKKTLLRGPTPPFVMELPSYKLPDPTVVAHRVLERGWSFVRRAGTLIVAVAVVVWASLYYPHDPSVEAPFVDSRAQLTAQLDNLPYDDPRRDSVEEQLAQVDHKIAGAYQEQSILGRIGHAIEPAVRPLGWDWRIGCAAIASFPAREVVVATLGIIYNLGDIDVADPDASGLNNALQEATWEGTDRKVFNVPVALSLMVFFALCAQCAATLVIIKRETDSWRWPAFTFGYMTALAYVGALVTYQVGMLLS
- a CDS encoding FeoB-associated Cys-rich membrane protein, with protein sequence MTVTFDNLIVLVLVAVAVGYLGSRLWSTLRGKRPGSGCGACANCPSQGADPGPAVISVESLRQSGARAAR